In a single window of the Mus musculus strain C57BL/6J chromosome 6, GRCm38.p6 C57BL/6J genome:
- the Kap gene encoding kidney androgen-regulated protein precursor, whose translation MMLFKVLVITVFCGLTVAFPLSELVSINKELQNSIIDLLNSVFDQLGSYRGTKAPLEDYTDDDLSTDSEQIMDFTPAANKQNSEFSTDVETVSSGFLEEFTENTDITVKIPLAGNPVSPTS comes from the exons ATGATGCTTTTCAAGGTCCTGGTGATCACTGTCTTCTGTGGTCTGACTGTGGCTTTCCCCCTGTCAGAATTAG TTTCAATCAATAAAGAACTACAGAATTCAATCATTGACCTACTAAACTCAGTCTTTGACCAACTGGGATCATACAGAGGGACAAAAGCTCCTCTAGAGGATTATACAGATGATGATTTAAGCACTGACTCTGAGCAGATCATGGACTTCACGCCAGCCGCAAACAAACAGAATTCTG AGTTCTCTACTGATGTTGAGACAGTCTCCTCCGGCTTTCTGGAAGAATTCACTGAGAACACAG ACATCACAGTGAAAATTCCATTAGCTGGGAATCCAGTCTCCCCTACTTCCTGA